The Humulus lupulus chromosome 4, drHumLupu1.1, whole genome shotgun sequence genome has a window encoding:
- the LOC133829851 gene encoding receptor-like protein 6, whose translation MALSLLVVINVLFHFLLLSHQLVNSMQPSCHDEERNALIQFNKSFKLDCQSRPDPYTTVVVHPKTSSWGSNNGTNCCSWDGVDCDVETGHVIGLYLHSSCLYGSFHSNNTIFHLVHLQELDLGYNNFTFSPIPTAMGFFPELKFLSLRSSFFQGQIPSQLSLLSKLSYLDLSSNIGGNDPAVVVNLLKLKNPNLGSLVQNLTALDTFFLNYVDMGYELGDSLANLTSLKILGLGGCGLYGPIPSSLGELTQLFILNLKENDFAGYIPSFIQNLTLLSVIKLDDNQISGPIPSWFGNLTAIQKIYFSSNKLIGSIPPSLFKLNNLESLGLSQNSLSGTLQLDSFLKLRNLAALDLSYNMISLHIEERERDPNTTLSNFNFLSLASCNLSKFPEFIGDQTNLELLDLSSNNIYGQIPQNLMNSSLQRLEGIDISNNLITGFHNHQTILPWSSLRLLEIQSNLFEGQLPIPPSSVIHYDASDNILSGEIPKSICNLSSILILDLSNNNLSGEFPRCSGGMISSSIIALNLRNNSFHGTIPLECQQQESGLRMVDFSHNNFQGKLQRPFATCVNLEFLDFSYNQISDVFPTWLGRFPLLKVVLMRENKFHGVIGKPEYTKGEFPMLQIIDVSHNYFTGALPSQYMLLWDAMKAFKVSNLKYMNAWEIVTYNTLGIKVGTILYNYSTTFVMKSVATSYGKIPANLAVIDLSSNNFSGQIPESIGSLKALYSLNLSNNALTGHIPPSLGTLTELESLDLSQNQLSGKIPQQLAELKFLQKFDVSYNNLTGPIPHESQFNTFENTSFEGNQGLCGDPLWKKCENWLLPPSSALNKDVDSNFAIELDWKFAVTGLVSGFVIGLSLGEMVIPRTRLAWLIYFSRTRLAELMIRN comes from the coding sequence ATGGCTCTTTCATTATTAGTTGTCATTAATGTACTGTTTCATTTTCTGCTACTATCTCATCAACTTGTTAATTCTATGCAGCCTTCTTGCCATGATGAGGAGAGAAATGCTTTGATACAATTCAACAAAAGCTTTAAATTAGATTGTCAGAGTAGACCTGATCCCTATACGACTGTAGTTGTCCATCCAAAGACATCGTCTTGGGGATCCAATAATGGTACCAACTGCTGCTCGTGGGATGGTGTTGACTGTGATGTGGAGACTGGTCATGTCATTGGTCTTTACCTCCATAGTTCATGTCTCTACGGCTCTTTCCACTCCAACAACACTATCTTTCACCTTGTTCATCTTCAGGAGCTTGATCTTGGTTATAATAACTTCACTTTCTCTCCAATTCCCACTGCCATGGGCTTTTTTCCGGAGTTGAAATTTCTTAGCTTGCGTTCTTCTTTCTTCCAAGGTCAGATTCCATCTCAACTTTCACTTTTGTCTAAGTTGTCTTACCTTGACCTGTCAAGTAACATTGGTGGTAACGATCCAGCTGTAGTTGTGAATCTTTTGAAACTTAAAAATCCCAATCTTGGAAGCCTAGTCCAAAACTTGACTGCTTTGGATACTTTTTTTCTAAACTATGTGGACATGGGTTATGAACTAGGTGATTCCTTGGCAAATTTGACTTCTTTGAAAATTCTTGGTCTAGGAGGTTGTGGATTGTATGGGCCTATTCCATCTTCACTTGGTGAATTAACCCAGCTTTTTATTCTAAATCTCAAAGAAAATGATTTCGCTGGGTACATCCCATCTTTTATTCAAAACCTCACCCTACTTTCCGTGATAAAATTAGATGACAATCAAATTTCAGGGCCAATCCCTTCTTGGTTTGGCAATCTTACTGCAATACAAAAGATATATTTTTCTTCAAACAAATTGATTGGTTCAATTCCGCCATCCTTGTTCAAACTCAATAATCTTGAAAGTCTCGGCCTCTCGCAAAATAGTTTGAGTGGTACATTGCAGTTAGATTCATTTCTTAAACTGAGAAATCTTGCTGCCCTTGATCTAAGCTACAATATGATTTCGTTACATATTGAAGAACGGGAAAGAGATCCTAACACCACACTTTCAAATTTCAATTTTCTATCGTTGGCCTCTTGCAACTTGAGCAAGTTTCCTGAATTTATTGGTGATCAAACTAATCTCGAACTGTTGGACCTTTCCAGTAACAATATATATGGCCAAATTCCCCAAAATCTAATGAACTCAAGTCTTCAACGCTTGGAAGGGATAGATATATCCAACAACTTGATAACAGGGTTTCATAACCATCAAACCATTCTACCTTGGTCTAGTCTGCGTTTGTTAGAAATCCAATCTAACTTGTTCGAAGGACAACTGCCAATTCCTCCATCATCTGTCATACATTACGATGCCTCTGACAATATTCTAAGTGGTGAAATTCCCAAGTCGATATGCAATTTGAGTTCAATTTTAATCCTTGATTTGTCAAACAATAACTTGAGTGGGGAGTTTCCTCGTTGTTCAGGCGGTATGATCAGTAGCTCTATAATAGCTTTGAATTTGAGAAACAACTCTTTCCATGGCACCATTCCTCTTGAATGTCAGCAGCAGGAAAGTGGTTTGAGAATGGTGGATTTTAGTCACAATAATTTTCAGGGAAAACTTCAACGACCATTTGCAACATGTGTGAATCTTGAGTTTCTTGACTTTTCTTACAATCAAATCAGTGATGTGTTCCCCACTTGGCTTGGGAGGTTTCCTCtgttaaaagttgttttaatgaGGGAGAACAAATTTCATGGAGTCATAGGGAAACCTGAATACACTAAGGGTGAGTTTCCAATGCTACAAATTATTGATGTGTCTCACAATTATTTCACAGGGGCATTGCCTTCTCAATATATGCTCTTATGGGATGCTATGAAAGCTTTTAAGGTGAGCAATTTGAAATACATGAACGCATGGGAAATTGTCACCTATAACACACTTGGTATTAAAGTTGGAACCATTTTGTATAATTATTCAACAACATTTGTGATGAAAAGTGTGGCAACAAGCTATGGGAAAATCCCAGCAAATCTAGCAGTCATTGACCTATCGAGCAACAATTTCAGTGGTCAGATTCCTGAGTCCATTGGAAGCCTCAAGGCTCTCTACTCACTCAACCTTTCAAACAATGCGCTCACAGGTCACATTCCACCATCGCTGGGGACATTAACAGAACTGGAATCATTAGACCTTTCTCAAAACCAACTGTCGGGAAAGATTCCTCAGCAACTAGCAGAGCTAAAATTCCTCCAAAAGTTTGATGTCTCTTATAACAATCTCACAGGTCCTATACCACATGAGAGCCAGTTCAACACGTTCGAGAATACCTCATTTGAGGGTAATCAAGGACTGTGTGGAGATCCATTGTGGAAGAAATGTGAAAACTGGCTGCTCCCACCATCATCTGCTTTAAACAAAGATGTTGATTCTAATTTTGCCATTGAACTAGACTGGAAATTCGCTGTGACTGGACTTGTTAGTGGGTTTGTTATTGGACTCTCTCTTGGGGAGATGGTGATCCCAAGGACGCGGTTGGCATGGTTGATTTACTTCTCTAGAACAAGATTGGCGGAGCTGATGATCAGAAACTAA